The nucleotide sequence CCTGGTGGACCACGGCAGCCCCGTTCCCGAGGTCACTGCCGTGCGCAACACGCTCGCCGGGCAGCTCGCGGCCCTGCTCGACGGACAGGCTGAGCGGGTTGCGGCAGCGTCGATGGAACGCCGCGACGGCGATGTTTACCGGTTCAACGAGCCGCTGCTGGAGGATCTGCTCGACCAGGCAGGCTTTTCTGAGGGCGAGGTCGTCGTGGCCATGCAGTTCCTGTCCCCGGGGCGGCATGCGGGGCCGGATGGCGACGTCGCGGAGATCTGCCGTGCCGCCCAGGCAAGGCATCCGGGTCTCGCCACGCGGATGACACCACTGCTCGGCGAGTTCGGGGCGGTGCTGGATATCCTGCAGGATCGCCTCAGGCAGACGCTGTCGGACGGCGATGACCTGGTGCGGATTTCCGGGCAGGGGCGAGGCTGATCCGGGGCACATTCGTCTACGTCGCCATCGACGGCGATCGCCTGCCGAGGGAGGTGCCCGCCGAGTGAGGCATGCGGAGGGGCCATGATCTACGAGCTCTACTACTGGCCGGATATCCCCGGGCGTGGGGAATTCGTGCGGCTCGCCCTGGAGGCCGCGCAGGCGCCGTATCGGGATGTGGCCCGGGAGGCGCCGGACGCTGACCGTTTCGATGCCGTGCTGGACGTGCTGGAGGACGAGGCGACTCCCGAGCTGCCGTTCGCGCCGCCCGTTCTGCGCGCGGGCGACCGGCTGATCGCGCAGACGCCGCTGATCCTGCGCTACCTCGGCGAGCACCACGGTCTGGCGCCGGCGGACGAGCGCCGGCGCCTGTGGGCGGACCAGTGCCAGCTCACCATCGCCGACTGGCTGGTGGAGAACCACGATACCCATCACCCGCTCGGACCGTCCCTGTACTACGGGGAGCAGAAGGCGGAGGCGGCGCGCCGGGCAGGACTCTACCGCGCCGAGCGCCTGCCCCGCTTCCTGAAGTACTTCGAGGCGGTGGTCGCGCGGAATCCGGCTGCGAGCGGCTGGGCGGTCGGCGAGGGCTTGAGCCACGTGGACCTGTCGCTGTTGCAGATGATGACGGGCCTGCGCTACGCCTTCCCCCGCGCGATGCAGCGCCTCGAGCCGGACTGCCCGCACTTGCGCTCGCTCCACGATCGCGTGGCGGCGCTGCCGGCGCTTCGCGACTATCTCGCCTCGGACCGGCGCCCGCCGTTCACCGAGGAAGGCATCTTTCGCCACTATCCGGAGCTGGACGGCTGACGGTCACCCTGGGGGAGCGCCGCTGAGCCGCCGGGCAACCCGGCCGATGATCAGCGCCGAGCGGCCGGTGTCGAGGAAGGCGGTCTCGTCCCAGACCAGGCGCAGGTTCGCGAGCTGGGTGCGAGGGCGGATCAGCCCGAGGCGCATGGTGCCGAGGCCCGGATAGGCCAGCAGGGCGACGCCGTCGAAGGCGGTCGGGGTATCGTCGTTGCCGCGCACGGCGAGCTGGGCGTAGGCGGCGTAGCCGAGCGCGCCCTGCAGCGAGGCCACCAGTGGCCCGTGCCGGCCGATCCAGTCCGCCAGCATGTGCTCGCGCTCCATCGGGGGCTTGGCCCGCAGGCAGAACAGGGCGACCGCGTCCGGCGCGGTTTCGCCGGGGGCCAGCGGCATCGTGTCCACGCGCTCGGTGCTGAGTAGCGCATGGTGGCGGGTGGCGGCATCGGCATGCTGCGCGAGCGCCTGGAGCGCGGCCCCTCCCGGCTCGCTGGCGAGCGCAGCCTCCCGCTGCGCAGGTTCGGGCCACTGCAGCTGCTCCACAAGGTCCCAGCGCTCGTCCCGGTTGCCGATGAGGCTCGGCGGGCGGCGGCCGCGCAGCAGGGAGATCAACGCCGTCAGCGGCCAGCTGCGGCTCAGGCGCACGGCGTTGTAGACGATGCTGAGGCGCGACAGGCGCCTGATCTGGTGGTAGTCGGGGTGGCCGAGCGCCGCCTGGTGGCGGGCGACCAGCGCGGCGCGCTCCTCGGCCCACGGGCCGAGGAAGTCACCCGCGGACAGGCTCCGGGCCCGACGGTGGCAGATCAGCAGGGTGGCGCTCATGACCGCCCCGCCGTGCGCACGTGCTCGATCACGGCCTCGGGGCGCTCCAGCGACATCAGGTGCCCGGCGGCGGTGACGGTCTCCAGTCGTGCATCGGGGATCAGACCCTGGCAGGCCCGCCGCTCGGCCTCGCGGGACCAGTCGTGCTCGCCGTAGACGAGCGTCACCGGCAGGCGGATGCGCGGGTAGGCCTCACGCAGGGCCTCCCAGGCCGGAAAGTCGCGGATAAGAGAGAGAAAGGCGCGGTAGTGCCCTGGCCGGTTGCCCACCTCGTGCAGCGCCTGCACCAGGTCCGCGGGCAGATGCTGCGGATCGTGCACGCTGCCGCGCATCACCCTCGCGAACAGACCCTGCCAGCGCAGTCGCCACACCGCGGGGCCGAGCAGCGGCACACGGGCCAGGTTGAACAGCACCGCCGCCAACGCCGAGCCGCGGTGGATGCCGCGCCCGCGGGCATAGTCGTAGCTGTTGATCGCCACGACGCGGGCTACCTGCGGCTGCTGCTCCGCCGCCAGTGTCAGGCCGATCGCGCCGCCGATGGACTCACCGGCCACCACCACATTCTCCAGCGCCCGGGCCTGCAGGTAGGCGCGCACCGCCCGCACAAACCGCTCCGGGTCATACGCGCCGGGCGGAATCGAGGAGTGCCCGTGGCCGGGCAGATCGATGGCGTGGACCTCGAACTCCCGGGCGAGGCTCGGCACCACCTCGCGGAACAGCTCGAGCTGGGTGCGCAGGGTGTGCAGCAGCAGCACGGGGCGCCCCTGTCCTGCCCGCAGGTAGCGCAGGCGCAGGCCGTCCACCAGCAGGTAGCCGTGCTCGCCCTCCGGGAGCCATTCGGGCCGGGCGGGGGGCGGCGGCGACTCGCGGGCGGCCTCGACCCAATGGGTGCCCACCAGGGCAAGGGCGGCGACAGCGGTTGCGACCGGCAGGCTCATCGGGTTTTCAGGTATTCGATCAGGGCCCGGCGCTCGCCATCGTCGAGGTCGGTGCCGTAGCGGGGGCCGGTATGGCCGCTGTTGGCGTTGCCGCGCAGGCGGGTGTCCAGCACGAAATGGTCGCCGTCGTAAGGGGTTCCATCGGTCGTCATGAATCCGTCTCCGGCGGGTTCGAGGCGTTCCGCCTGAAAGCCCATGCGCGCCTGGTCGTAGACGTCGACGCCGAGCTCGAAGGCGACGGGGCGCTCCTCCTCCGGCGTGAGCAGGTCCCACATCGAGGGGACGGAGCCGTTATGCAGGTACGGCGCCCGGGCCCAGATGCCGTCCAGGGGCTGCGAGGTGTAGCCGTCGGTGACGGTGAAATTGCGGAACGCCCAGAAGTAGCCCTCGGTGTAATCCTGCTGGGCGTCGCGCAGTATCTCCGTGTAGCTCCAGACGCGATGCGGGTCGGTGCCAATGCGCTCCAGCGGCTCCACCGTGGCGATGCGCTCGCCCCCGAAGTCGTGGCAGGCGGCGCAGCGCGCCTGGTAGATCCCCTGGCCGCGGCGGGCGAGCTCGGCGTCGATCGGGAACGGGTAGTCGGGCGGCGGCAGCGCGTCCAGCCAGGCCTCGACCCGCAACAGGGAGTCCACACCCATGTCCTGGGGTTCGGTGCCGGCCCCGATGGCGGCGCTGAAGTTGCGCTCGCGCACCGAGGTCTGGTTGCCGTCCCAGTGCAGGGCCAGCCCCTCACGGGGTGTCTGGTTCCAGACCGAGGGGAAGTCGACGATGCCGTACATCTCCCGGGCCTCGGGGGTGATCCCGCGCTCGGCGTAGTAGTGCCGGAACTGGTCGGTCTTGAAGGTATCGAAGGTGTTCACGCGCCCGGGGCCGAAGGCCGTGTACTCCGGGCGGAAGAAATAGGCGTTGCGCGCCGCGCGCTCGCGCAGCGCATCCCGCAGCTGCGGCACGGCGAAGCGGTAGATGAGGCGGTCCCCGGGGGCGAGCAGGCCGGCCTCGTCCATGGCGGCGAGCAGCGTCCGGGCGGTGAAGTCCTCGTCGGCGGCGACGTCGAACAGGAACCCGAACCAGGCGTGGAGATCGACGGTGTTCGCCGGCATGCCGGGCACGATCAGCGGCTCGCGGGTCTCACTCCCGCGTACCTGGCCGGTATGGCAGGCGGCGCAGTTCATGCCCGCGAGATCGATGAACCGCCGGCGCACCGAGAAGCCGATCGGCAGCGGCTCGCCGGGCTCCTGAATGAAGCCGAAGGCGGTGAGGTCATGCCGCTCCGCACCTGCCGGCAGATGCTCCGGAAAGACCTCGGGCAGCACCCGCAGCACCTTCACGGGAATCCCGGCGGAGAGGTCCGAGCCGATGGAACCGTAGTAGAAGTGCGCCAGCTCGTCCTCGTACTCGACGGGCCGATTGGGCGCGAAGGCATCCAGCAGCAGCGCCAGCAGTCCCAGCCCGATCGGTACGGCAACCATCCATGCCCGCAACCGCCGCGCCAGCAGCCGGGTCTCGGGGGAGGGCAGACGGTCCCAGGTCGCCACCGCCGATCACCAGCCGGCGCGCGGGTCGCCGTCCGCGAGCATGCGCTGCAGCGCCAGGGCCTGCAGCGCGGAGAGGGTGAGGTCGCTCGCGGCGAGCACGAGCATGCCCTGGGGATAGTCGAGGAACAGCAGCCCGAAGAGGAACAGCACCCCCGCGGCGAAACGCCCGCCCACCACGGTGACGCTCACGAACAGATACCGGAAGGGATCCCGGATCACGGGGATGTAGAGCACCGTGATGATGGCGAGCAGCAGGGCGGTGTTCTGCAGCCAGTGGGGCGTGTTGGTGATGCCGACCGCCGCCCAGGCTTCGAGCAGGCGGGGGGCGAGCAGTCCGGGCACGATGAACAGCAGGTTGAGGGCGAGCCCGAGGCCCACCAGCCGGCGGAACCAGTGCAGGGCGCGGTACTCATACCGGCGCGGGTCGGTGGCGGGGGGCACTAGGCCTCCGAGAAGAGGTGGCGGAAGTACTCGTTGTAGAACCGCTGCTCCGGATCCATCTGCTCGCGGATGCGCAGGAACTCGCGGATCTCCTCGCCGAAGGCCTTCTGCGCCTGCAGCGGAGTCACCGAGCCGGACTGGTTCCAGAGCGGTGTGCCGTCGTGCTGCGAGCAGAACTCGTTGTAGGCGTAGAGGAAGCCCTCCCAGCCGGGCAGACCCGTGGCCACCGGGTCGAGGGTCAGGGCCGGGCCGCGCCGCGTGTAGGAGAACAGCGACTGGCGGTCCTCGGCGATGTGGTAGCCGACGTTGAGCATATCGCAGCGGTAGTGGTTGTCGCGGTAGTACTGCTTGCAGAAGGCGAAGTAGTCGCGAATCGCCTGCGGGTAGCTCTCCCGCGGGAAGGCCCAGATGGAGAAGGTGTAGGAGGCGAAGCCGGCGAGCTCGGAGTAGTTGATGATCTGGTCCGCGGGGCTCGAGTTGCGGTCGCGCAGAATGCGGTCCAGCACGGCGACGGTCAGGCGCTCGAGGTTGTCGATCAGCCAGAAACGCAGGCGCCGCAGGGGGATGATGTAGCCGAGCAGCTTCGAGGTGCCGGGCCACAGGGTCTTCCAGACGGTGTTGCGCAGCCGCCACTGCCAGCTTCCGGACTGCGGCTCGCCCGGGACCTCATAGCGCCATTCCACCACCACCCGATCGATGAACGGGAACAGATAGAGCATCATGGAGCGGTTGCGGGCGATGAGCTCGTCCAGGCGATCCGCGAACTCGTCGACGTGAAAGGCCTCGTGCTCCACGGCCATGGCGCGGATCGGCTTCACCCGGAAGGTGACCTCGTAGACGATGCCGAGCATGCCGTAGGAGGAGCGCATGGCGGCCATGAGCTCCGGGTCCTCCGTCTCGGTCACCTCCCGCAGCGAGCCGTCCGGCTGCACGGTCTTCACGCCGATGCAGTAGGCGGCGACCTGCCCGAACTCCCAGCCCTCGCGCTCGCTGTGGTAGGAGGCGTCCTTGGTGCCGCCGGTCGCCCCGGAGCCCACCGTGAGGTTGCCGATCTCCACGTTGACGTAGAACTGCAGGCCTTCCTTCTCCAGCGCCTTGGCGGCGTCAATGTGCTGACAGCCCGCCTCCATGGTGATCGTGCAGGCCTCCCGGTCGATGGCGAGGATGCGGTTCATGCCGGTGATGTCGATCACCGTGCCGCCCTCGGCGACGACGCAGCGGGTGGTGGAGTGGTGCGAGCCCTTGACGCGAACGGGGGAGGGATAGCGCTCGCGGTCGCGCACGATGCGCTGGATGTCCTCGACGCTGCCGACTTTCTCCACGCTATGGGCGTGGTAGACGATGGAACGTTTCCAGTTGGTGACGCGCACGTTCGCCATCGCGGAGCGCTCCCCCGAAAATTGTTGATGTGCTGCCAAGTGCAGCCTAGAAAACCGAAGCGCGGTGAATCGACCGGTCGGATAATTATTGGTTAAGGAATAGAAAACCCTTGTCGGCCAGACGTGTTAAGCAGTTCTCCAGCTGTTTTGTTTTGCACCAATACGCAATTGGGCCACATTTTTCGCCGCAACTTATCCTGGCCAATGCGAACAAAATGTAGCAGAACCTTGGCGAACCGCACGACGTTGTTACACTTCAGCGAACAATAACGAACATTTCGCTCCGAAGGGCGTCGACTGGGGGCCTCGATGATGGCAAGCCTGCTGGACCGTTTACTCGGTGTGTTCGCCCGGGTGACGGGGCGTTTTGCCGTTTGGCACCGGTTTCCGATGATTGTCTCGGTGGCGGTGGTGCTCGGTCACCGGGTGAATCTGCGCCGGCACAACCTCGTCGACACCGAGACCGACCCCGACGGCCAGGCGCGGCCGCCGGAGGATCTGCCGCCAGACTTCGACACCCACGGCTGGCGCATGCCGGACGGTAGCCACAACGACCGCGAGCGCCGCTGGATGGGGCGGGCCGGGCAGCGTTTCGGTCGCAACGTGCCGCTCAGCGCCTGCACGCCCGAGCCCGCCAAGCGGCTGATGGAGCCCAGTCCGCGGGAGGTCTCCAACCGGCTGCTGGCCCGGCGCGAGTTCGCGCCGGTGCCGCACCTGAACCTGCTGGCCGCCGCGTGGATCCAGTTCATGGTGCACGACTGGCTCGGCCACGGTGCCAACGATCGCGAGCGCAAGCTCGAGGTGCCGCTGCCGGAGGGCGATGACTGGCCCGCGGAGCGTATGAGCGTGCTGGCCACCCGGCGCGATCCGCGCCAGGGCGCTGCGGACGAGGGCAAGCCGCCGACCTTCCGCAACATCGAGACCCACTGGTGGGACGGCTCCCAGGTCTACGGCTCCTCATGGCAGCGCATGGAGCGCCTGCGTCGGGATCCGGACGGCAATCGGCTGGAGGACGGGCGGCTTTGGCTGGATGAACGCGGCCTGCTCCCCCTCGACGCCGATCTCCAGGAAAAGCGCCCGGGGCAGGAGCTGGCGGGGGTGAATGGCAACTGGTGGTGCGGCCTGTCGGTGCTGCACACGCTGTTTGCCCGGGAGCACAACGCCATCGTCGAGCGGCTGCGCATCGACTATCCGCGGGCCTCGGGGGAGTGGCTGTTCCAGAAGGCACGGCTGGTGAATGCCGCGCTCATGGCCAAGATCCACACCGTGGAGTGGACGCCGGCGCTGATGGACAGCCCGACGGGCCGATTCGCCATGCGCGGCAACTACTGGGGGCTCATGGGCGAGCACGTCGCCCGCGGCTTCGGCCGCGTGTCGGACAGCGAGGTCATCTCGGGCATTCCCGGCTCGCCCACCGAGCATCATGGTGCCCCCTACGCGATGACCGAGGAATTCACCGCCGTCTACCGCCTGCATCCGCTGCTGCCGGACGACTTCACCTTCCGCGCGGCCGGCGACGACCGCGAGCTGCTGCGGGCGACGCTGAAGGAGGTGACCTTCGGCAAGGCCCGCTCCCTCTACGGGCAAATGGGCTTCGACGACGTCCTGTATTCCCTCGCCACCGCACACCCCGGTGCGATGACGCTGCACAACTATCCGAACCAGCTGCGACGGATCGACAAGAAGCCGGAGGAAGGGATCTTCCTGGACCTTGCAGCGGTGGACGTGTTGCGCGATCGCGAGCGCGGGGTGCCCCGCTACGCGGAGTTCCGGAAGCTGGTCGGCTGCCGGCCGCCGGAGCGCTTCGAGGACATCACCGATGATCCGGACGACCAGCGACTGCTGGAGGAGATCTACGGCAGCGTCGAGCGCGTCGATCTGCTTACCGGCTGCCTCGCGGAGGCGGGCTCCGAGCGCAACTGGCCGCCGCGGTTCGGCTTCTCCGACACGGCGTTCCGTATCTTCATCCTGATGGCCTCCCGGCGGCTGAAGAGCGACCGCTTCTTCACCGACGACTACACGCCGGAGATGTATACGCCGGCGGGCTTCGCCTGGGTGGAGGACAACGGCCTGAAGGAGGTGGTGGAGCGCCACGCGCCGGCCCTGGCGCCCCTGTTCGCCGATGCCCGCAATCCGTTCTTCCCGTGGGCCCGCGCGGGTACCACGCCCGGAGGTACGGCATGACCGACACCCTCTCTCTTACCGCCACACGGGAGGCCGCTACGGCCCATGTGCAGGGGTTCCGCAGCCTGTTCGGCCTGGTGCTTGCCCTCGAGGCGCTGGCCGGTCTGGCGATGCTGGCCTGGCCGCAGGCGGTGGTGGCTGCGCTTGGGGCGGATGCCGGCGGGCTCGTGCCGCTGGCCGGCGGGCTGCTGCTGTGGACGGTCCTGCTGCAGGTGCCGGGGCAGCTGGATCCGGTGCACTCGCGCCTGCCGGTGGTGCTGGGCATCATCGGGCGCCTGGGCGTCGGGGTCGTGGCCCTGTTCCTCGGTTTCGGCCCGGCGCTGGCGGGGCTTTGCGTTATCGTCTTCGCGCTGGCGCTGCTGTTCGTCTACCACCGCATGGTGGCGGCGGTGATCATGTCGCGGCCCTGATTCCGGCCGGCGTCGCTAGCTAGCCCGCATATCTCACCGATTCGCGAAGCGAGGCCGCGGATCGGTGAGATCTGTGGGCTAGGGAAGCGCTGATCAATTCCCGCGGGCCTCTGCGCTCCAGAGCGGCGGCCTGGCAAGGCGGCGTTCGCAGTGAATGGCCGTAGCCCTTTACAAGAACGCCAACGCAGTCCAGGCCGCCGCTCTGGAGCGCCCTTCGGGGCCGCAGGTCGCGCGCGCAGCCGGCGTTGCGCTGCTTGACTGTACCCCCGGTACAGCGCTGCGCAGCGCGCCTTGTCTGCGCACGCGACCTGCGGCCAGAGGCCCGCGGGAATTGATCAGCGCTTCCCTAGTGTCCCGTTGCCACCTCCGGCGGCATGAACTCGAGGATATGCCGCAGCACCTCGTCGGGCGCCTCCTCCGGCAGGTAGTGGCCGCAGTCCAGGGCTTCGCCGTCCACGCTGCGGGCCACGGCGCGCCACTCGGCCAGGGCGTCGAAGCAGCGCTCGATGATGCCGTGGCGGCCCCAGAGCACCCGCAGGGGGCATTCGATCATGCGCCCGGCGGCGCGGTCCTCGCGGTCGTGCTCGAGGTCGATGGTGGCCGAGGCGCGGTAGTCCTCGCAGAGGCCATGCACGGCGCCGGGCTGCGCCAGGCAGCGCCGGTACTCCGCCAGCGCCTCCGGCGCGAACACGGCGAGGCCACCGTGGCGGCCGCCCATGGTGCGTTCGATGTAGGCCTCCGGGTCGGCGCCGATCAGCCGCTCCGGAAACGGCGCCGGCTGGATCAGGAAGAACCAGTGGAAGTAGGCGGTGGCGAAGACCCGATCGGTCTGCTCGTACATGGCCAGCGTCGGGGCGATGTCCAGCAGCATCAGGCGCGTTACCCGCCGTGGATGATCCATCGCCAGACGGTGCGCGACCCGGCCGCCGCGGTCGTGGGCGCAGATCGCGAACCGCTCGAAGCCGAGCTCCCGCATCAGCCCCACCTGGTCGGCGGCCATGACCCGCTTGCTGTAGTTGCCGTGGTCGGGCTCGCCCGGCGGCTTGCCGGAGTCTCCATAGCCGCGGAGATCCGGCGCCACCACCGTGAAGCGCTCGGCCAGGGGCGCCGCGAGGCGGTGCCAGATCGCATGGGTCTGGGGATGGCCGTGGAGCAGCAGCAGCGGCGGGCCACTGCCCCCGACCCGGCCGTGGACGGCGACGCCATTCACGCTCAGGTCGAAGCGGCGGTAGCCCTCGAACACGGTGTCAGGACTCCACCGCAGGCCGCGGCCGCACCAGGATCTCGTTGACGTCCACGTGCTCCGGCTGGCTCACCGCGTAGATCACCGAGCGAGCCACATCGGCCGGTGCCAGCGCGTTTTCCGGCGGCTGGTCGAAGAAGGGCGTGTCCACCATGCCGGGCTCGATCAGCGTCACCCGGATACCGCTGCCGCGGAGCTCCTCGCGCACGCCGTAGCCGATGGCGGTGACCGCCCACTTGCTGGCGCTGTACATGGAGCCCGGGATGGTGACGCGA is from Spiribacter halobius and encodes:
- a CDS encoding FAD-binding protein, with the translated sequence MANVRVTNWKRSIVYHAHSVEKVGSVEDIQRIVRDRERYPSPVRVKGSHHSTTRCVVAEGGTVIDITGMNRILAIDREACTITMEAGCQHIDAAKALEKEGLQFYVNVEIGNLTVGSGATGGTKDASYHSEREGWEFGQVAAYCIGVKTVQPDGSLREVTETEDPELMAAMRSSYGMLGIVYEVTFRVKPIRAMAVEHEAFHVDEFADRLDELIARNRSMMLYLFPFIDRVVVEWRYEVPGEPQSGSWQWRLRNTVWKTLWPGTSKLLGYIIPLRRLRFWLIDNLERLTVAVLDRILRDRNSSPADQIINYSELAGFASYTFSIWAFPRESYPQAIRDYFAFCKQYYRDNHYRCDMLNVGYHIAEDRQSLFSYTRRGPALTLDPVATGLPGWEGFLYAYNEFCSQHDGTPLWNQSGSVTPLQAQKAFGEEIREFLRIREQMDPEQRFYNEYFRHLFSEA
- a CDS encoding cytochrome c; the protein is MATWDRLPSPETRLLARRLRAWMVAVPIGLGLLALLLDAFAPNRPVEYEDELAHFYYGSIGSDLSAGIPVKVLRVLPEVFPEHLPAGAERHDLTAFGFIQEPGEPLPIGFSVRRRFIDLAGMNCAACHTGQVRGSETREPLIVPGMPANTVDLHAWFGFLFDVAADEDFTARTLLAAMDEAGLLAPGDRLIYRFAVPQLRDALRERAARNAYFFRPEYTAFGPGRVNTFDTFKTDQFRHYYAERGITPEAREMYGIVDFPSVWNQTPREGLALHWDGNQTSVRERNFSAAIGAGTEPQDMGVDSLLRVEAWLDALPPPDYPFPIDAELARRGQGIYQARCAACHDFGGERIATVEPLERIGTDPHRVWSYTEILRDAQQDYTEGYFWAFRNFTVTDGYTSQPLDGIWARAPYLHNGSVPSMWDLLTPEEERPVAFELGVDVYDQARMGFQAERLEPAGDGFMTTDGTPYDGDHFVLDTRLRGNANSGHTGPRYGTDLDDGERRALIEYLKTR
- a CDS encoding glutathione S-transferase, with product MIYELYYWPDIPGRGEFVRLALEAAQAPYRDVAREAPDADRFDAVLDVLEDEATPELPFAPPVLRAGDRLIAQTPLILRYLGEHHGLAPADERRRLWADQCQLTIADWLVENHDTHHPLGPSLYYGEQKAEAARRAGLYRAERLPRFLKYFEAVVARNPAASGWAVGEGLSHVDLSLLQMMTGLRYAFPRAMQRLEPDCPHLRSLHDRVAALPALRDYLASDRRPPFTEEGIFRHYPELDG
- a CDS encoding alpha/beta fold hydrolase, coding for MFEGYRRFDLSVNGVAVHGRVGGSGPPLLLLHGHPQTHAIWHRLAAPLAERFTVVAPDLRGYGDSGKPPGEPDHGNYSKRVMAADQVGLMRELGFERFAICAHDRGGRVAHRLAMDHPRRVTRLMLLDIAPTLAMYEQTDRVFATAYFHWFFLIQPAPFPERLIGADPEAYIERTMGGRHGGLAVFAPEALAEYRRCLAQPGAVHGLCEDYRASATIDLEHDREDRAAGRMIECPLRVLWGRHGIIERCFDALAEWRAVARSVDGEALDCGHYLPEEAPDEVLRHILEFMPPEVATGH
- a CDS encoding alpha/beta fold hydrolase gives rise to the protein MSLPVATAVAALALVGTHWVEAARESPPPPARPEWLPEGEHGYLLVDGLRLRYLRAGQGRPVLLLHTLRTQLELFREVVPSLAREFEVHAIDLPGHGHSSIPPGAYDPERFVRAVRAYLQARALENVVVAGESIGGAIGLTLAAEQQPQVARVVAINSYDYARGRGIHRGSALAAVLFNLARVPLLGPAVWRLRWQGLFARVMRGSVHDPQHLPADLVQALHEVGNRPGHYRAFLSLIRDFPAWEALREAYPRIRLPVTLVYGEHDWSREAERRACQGLIPDARLETVTAAGHLMSLERPEAVIEHVRTAGRS
- a CDS encoding peroxidase family protein, with product MMASLLDRLLGVFARVTGRFAVWHRFPMIVSVAVVLGHRVNLRRHNLVDTETDPDGQARPPEDLPPDFDTHGWRMPDGSHNDRERRWMGRAGQRFGRNVPLSACTPEPAKRLMEPSPREVSNRLLARREFAPVPHLNLLAAAWIQFMVHDWLGHGANDRERKLEVPLPEGDDWPAERMSVLATRRDPRQGAADEGKPPTFRNIETHWWDGSQVYGSSWQRMERLRRDPDGNRLEDGRLWLDERGLLPLDADLQEKRPGQELAGVNGNWWCGLSVLHTLFAREHNAIVERLRIDYPRASGEWLFQKARLVNAALMAKIHTVEWTPALMDSPTGRFAMRGNYWGLMGEHVARGFGRVSDSEVISGIPGSPTEHHGAPYAMTEEFTAVYRLHPLLPDDFTFRAAGDDRELLRATLKEVTFGKARSLYGQMGFDDVLYSLATAHPGAMTLHNYPNQLRRIDKKPEEGIFLDLAAVDVLRDRERGVPRYAEFRKLVGCRPPERFEDITDDPDDQRLLEEIYGSVERVDLLTGCLAEAGSERNWPPRFGFSDTAFRIFILMASRRLKSDRFFTDDYTPEMYTPAGFAWVEDNGLKEVVERHAPALAPLFADARNPFFPWARAGTTPGGTA